CCTCTTCCTCATCGAGCCGCCGGGTGGCGAGAAGCCCGAGTCCTGGGTGGGCCCGGGCAACCGGATGATCCTCGAGCGGCTGCAGCGCATCGGCAAGCCGACGTTCCTGGTCATCAACAAGATCGACACCATCCCCAAGCCGAAGCTGCTGCCGCTGATCGATCTGTTCCGCAACGAGTTCCCGTTCGCGGAGGTGGTGCCCCTGTCGGCGCGCGAGGGGGACGGGGTGGAGAAGCTCTTCCACGTGGTGCTCCAGCACCTGCCGGAGGGAGAGCCCATCTTCGACGAGGACATGCTCACCGATCAGCAGGAGCGCACGCTGGTCGCCGAGTACATCCGCGAGCAGGTGCTGCGCCACTGCCGGCAGGAGATTCCGTACTCCACGGCGGTGCTGGTGGACGTGTTCGACGAGTCCGAGCGCGAGCCCCGGCCGGGCGCGCCCGAGGGGCAGCTGGCGGGCCTCATCCGCATCGCCGCCTCCATCTACGTGGAGCGCGACAGCCAGAAGGCCATCATCATCGGCAAGCAGGGACAGATGTTGAAGACCATCGGGACGGACGCGCGCAAGGCCATCCAGCGGTTGCTGGGGGCGCACGTGTACCTCTCGCTCCGGGTCCGCGTGGAGCCGCGCTGGAGCGAGCGCCCCGAAGGGCTCAAGAAGCTGGGATACGAGTAATGAAACCGCTGGTCGCCATTGTCGGACGCCCCAACGTGGGCAAGTCCACGCTCTTCAATCGCCTCATCCACCGCCGCGCCGCCCTCGTGGAGGACGTGCCCGGCGTCACCCGGGATCGCCACTACGCGGACACCGAGTGGGGGGATCGGGCCTTCACCGTCATCGACACGGGCGGCTTCGTCCCCGGGGACAAGGATCTGCTCCTCCAGGAGGTGCGCGAGCAGGCGCAGCTGGCCGTGGAGGAGAGTGACGTCATCATCCTCGTCACGGACGGCCGCGCCGGGCTCACCGCCGCG
The sequence above is drawn from the Hyalangium gracile genome and encodes:
- the era gene encoding GTPase Era, whose translation is MASKNYRSGFAALIGRPNVGKSTLLNQLTGEKIAIVSPKPQTTRNRILGVVTRPEGQVAFIDTPGIHQAKGELNRYMVETALSAAEEVDLVLFLIEPPGGEKPESWVGPGNRMILERLQRIGKPTFLVINKIDTIPKPKLLPLIDLFRNEFPFAEVVPLSAREGDGVEKLFHVVLQHLPEGEPIFDEDMLTDQQERTLVAEYIREQVLRHCRQEIPYSTAVLVDVFDESEREPRPGAPEGQLAGLIRIAASIYVERDSQKAIIIGKQGQMLKTIGTDARKAIQRLLGAHVYLSLRVRVEPRWSERPEGLKKLGYE